A genomic window from Gossypium hirsutum isolate 1008001.06 chromosome D12, Gossypium_hirsutum_v2.1, whole genome shotgun sequence includes:
- the LOC107946542 gene encoding mitochondrial substrate carrier family protein E isoform X2: MANKSSTSTKFDAPLSHSTNKATHNRDQFFVWREFVWGAIAGAFGEGMMHPIDTIKTRIQSQVLLSGSQSQKSIVQMVQTVWVADGLRGFYRGIAPGITGSLATGATYFGFIESTKKWIEESHPNLGGHWAHFIAGAVGDTLGSFVYVPCEVMKQRMQVQGSSNSWNSAIMKDKMQMKSGAEMYGYYTGMFQAGHSIWKEQGLKGLYAGYWSTLARDVPFAGLMVMFYEALKDLTEKGRQKWAPNFHVDGSMEGLILGGLAGGFSAYLTTPLDVIKTRLQVQGSSTSYNGWLDAMNKIWETEGAKGMFRGSIPRITWYIPASALTFMAVEFLREQFNKKLDEDNMQEVTSLSIEKPKSSFKEVTKLEQ, from the exons ATGGCGAATAAAAGCTCAACTTCAACCAAATTTGATGCCCCATTGTCTCATTCAACCAACAAAGCCACTCACAATCGAGATCAGTTCTTTG TATGGAGAGAGTTTGTATGGGGAGCCATTGCGGGAGCCTTTGGAGAGGGGATGATGCATCCCATTGATACCATAAAGACAAGAATTCAAAGTCAAGTTCTTCTTAGTGGAAGTCAG AGTCAAAAGAGCATAGTGCAGATGGTTCAAACTGTCTGGGTTGCAGATGGCTTAAGAG GCTTCTATAGGGGTATAGCTCCTGGAATTACTGGATCTCTAGCTACTGGAGCAACATACTTTGGTTTCATAGAGTCCACTAAAAAATGGATTGAAGAGTCACATCCTAACCTTGGGGGCCACTGGGCACATTTCATTGCTGGAGCTGTTG GTGATACACTTGGTTCTTTTGTATATGTTCCATGTGAAGTGATGAAGCAACGCATGCAGGTTCAAGGCTCGAGTAACTCTTGGAATTCTGCTATTATGAAAGACAAAATGCAAATGAAATCCGGTGCAGAAATGTATGGTTATTACACAGGAATGTTCCAAGCTGGGCATTCAATATGGAAAGAGCAAGGACTTAAGGGATTATATGCTGG GTACTGGTCCACACTTGCAAGGGATGTGCCATTCGCTGGTCTTATG GTTATGTTCTACGAAGCCCTGAAAGATTTGACCGAGAAAGGGAGACAAAAATGGGCTCCTAATTTCCATGTTGATGGTTCTATGGAGGGACTCATACTAGGAGGATTGGCTGGTG GGTTTAGTGCATACCTTACCACTCCCTTGGATGTAATAAAAACAAGATTGCAAGTACAGGGATCATCCACAAG CTATAATGGCTGGCTGGATGCGATGAATAAAATCTGGGAAACTGAAGGCGCAAAGGGAATGTTCCGAGGAAGCATCCCCCGGATCACATGGTATATTCCGGCCTCGGCTCTTACCTTCATGGCTGTCGAATTCCTAAGAGAACAATTTAACAAGAAACTGGACGAGGACAACATGCAAGAAGTCACGAGCTTGTCAATCGAGAAACCGAAATCTTCTTTTAAAGAG GTAACGAAATTAGAGCAATGA
- the LOC107946542 gene encoding mitochondrial substrate carrier family protein E isoform X1 has translation MANKSSTSTKFDAPLSHSTNKATHNRDQFFVWREFVWGAIAGAFGEGMMHPIDTIKTRIQSQVLLSGSQQSQKSIVQMVQTVWVADGLRGFYRGIAPGITGSLATGATYFGFIESTKKWIEESHPNLGGHWAHFIAGAVGDTLGSFVYVPCEVMKQRMQVQGSSNSWNSAIMKDKMQMKSGAEMYGYYTGMFQAGHSIWKEQGLKGLYAGYWSTLARDVPFAGLMVMFYEALKDLTEKGRQKWAPNFHVDGSMEGLILGGLAGGFSAYLTTPLDVIKTRLQVQGSSTSYNGWLDAMNKIWETEGAKGMFRGSIPRITWYIPASALTFMAVEFLREQFNKKLDEDNMQEVTSLSIEKPKSSFKEVTKLEQ, from the exons ATGGCGAATAAAAGCTCAACTTCAACCAAATTTGATGCCCCATTGTCTCATTCAACCAACAAAGCCACTCACAATCGAGATCAGTTCTTTG TATGGAGAGAGTTTGTATGGGGAGCCATTGCGGGAGCCTTTGGAGAGGGGATGATGCATCCCATTGATACCATAAAGACAAGAATTCAAAGTCAAGTTCTTCTTAGTGGAAGTCAG CAGAGTCAAAAGAGCATAGTGCAGATGGTTCAAACTGTCTGGGTTGCAGATGGCTTAAGAG GCTTCTATAGGGGTATAGCTCCTGGAATTACTGGATCTCTAGCTACTGGAGCAACATACTTTGGTTTCATAGAGTCCACTAAAAAATGGATTGAAGAGTCACATCCTAACCTTGGGGGCCACTGGGCACATTTCATTGCTGGAGCTGTTG GTGATACACTTGGTTCTTTTGTATATGTTCCATGTGAAGTGATGAAGCAACGCATGCAGGTTCAAGGCTCGAGTAACTCTTGGAATTCTGCTATTATGAAAGACAAAATGCAAATGAAATCCGGTGCAGAAATGTATGGTTATTACACAGGAATGTTCCAAGCTGGGCATTCAATATGGAAAGAGCAAGGACTTAAGGGATTATATGCTGG GTACTGGTCCACACTTGCAAGGGATGTGCCATTCGCTGGTCTTATG GTTATGTTCTACGAAGCCCTGAAAGATTTGACCGAGAAAGGGAGACAAAAATGGGCTCCTAATTTCCATGTTGATGGTTCTATGGAGGGACTCATACTAGGAGGATTGGCTGGTG GGTTTAGTGCATACCTTACCACTCCCTTGGATGTAATAAAAACAAGATTGCAAGTACAGGGATCATCCACAAG CTATAATGGCTGGCTGGATGCGATGAATAAAATCTGGGAAACTGAAGGCGCAAAGGGAATGTTCCGAGGAAGCATCCCCCGGATCACATGGTATATTCCGGCCTCGGCTCTTACCTTCATGGCTGTCGAATTCCTAAGAGAACAATTTAACAAGAAACTGGACGAGGACAACATGCAAGAAGTCACGAGCTTGTCAATCGAGAAACCGAAATCTTCTTTTAAAGAG GTAACGAAATTAGAGCAATGA
- the LOC107946543 gene encoding ATP synthase subunit gamma, mitochondrial isoform X1 yields MAMAALRREGRRFAPLISPRPITAVRSSPIVPTHEDEGPIGVRYISTQVVRNRMKSVKNIQKITKAMKMVAASKLRAVQTKAENSRGLWQPFTALLGDLPSVDVKKNVVVTISSDKGLCGGINSTSVKISKGIYKLNSGPEKETKYVILGEKAKAQLVRDSKKDIELIITELQKNPLSYTQVSVLADEILKNVEYDALRIVFNKFHSVVSFVPTVSTVLSPEIVERESESGGKLGELDSYEVEGGETKGEILQNLAEFQFSCVMFNAVLENACSEQGARMSAMDSSSRNAGDMLDRLTLTYNRTRQASITTELIEIISGASALEG; encoded by the exons ATGGCAATGGCTGCTCTCAGACGCGAAGGGAGGCGTTTCGCCCCTCTGATCTCTCCCCGTCCAATTACTGCTGTCCGATCCTCTCCTATCGTTCCCACTCACGA AGATGAGGGTCCGATTGGTGTTCGTTATATTTCAACCCAAGTCG TTAGAAACCGGATGAAGAGTGTTAAGAATATTCAGAAAATTACAAAGGCTATGAAGATGGTTGCTGCCTCAAAGTTGAGAGCAGTTCAAACTAAAGCTGAGAATTCCCGAGGCCTCTGGCAGCCATTTACTGCACTTCTTGGTGATCTTCCCA GTGTTGATGTCAAGAAGAACGTTGTTGTAACCATCTCTTCTGACAAAGGTCTCTGTGGTGGAATTAACTCTACATCAGTCAAGATAAGCAAAGGGATCTATAAGTTGAACTCTG GCcctgaaaaagaaacaaaatatgtAATTCTGGGAGAGAAGGCAAAGGCTCAATTGGTTCGTGACTCAAAGAAGGACATTGAGTTGATCATAACTGAGCTGCAGAAGAATCCTTTGAGCTACACTCAG GTCTCTGTTCTTGCTGATGAGATCTTAAAGAATGTGGAGTATGATGCCTTGAGGATTGTCTTCAACAAGTTTCACTCAGTAGTTTCATTTGTGCCGACAGTCTCAACTGTATTATCACCTGAA ATTGTTGAAAGGGAATCTGAATCTGGGGGAAAGCTTGGTGAACTAGACTCCTATGAAGTCGAGGGTGGTGAGACAAAGGGTGAAATACTTCAAAATCTGGCTGAGTTCCAGTTCTCTTGT GTCATGTTCAATGCGGTTTTGGAGAATGCTTGTAGTGAGCAAGGAGCAAGGATGTCTGCTATGGATAGCTCAAGCAGAAACGCCGGCGACATGCTTGATCGCCTGACTCTTACATATAACAG AACCCGTCAAGCTTCAATCACCACGGAGTTGATTGAGATTATATCTGGAGCATCGGCACTGGAaggttaa
- the LOC107946543 gene encoding ATP synthase subunit gamma, mitochondrial isoform X2 yields the protein MAMAALRREGRRFAPLISPRPITAVRSSPIVPTHEDEGPIGVRYISTQVVRNRMKSVKNIQKITKAMKMVAASKLRAVQTKAENSRGLWQPFTALLGDLPSVDVKKNVVVTISSDKGLCGGINSTSVKISKGIYKLNSGPEKETKYVILGEKAKAQLVRDSKKDIELIITELQKNPLSYTQVSVLADEILKNVEYDALRIVFNKFHSVVSFVPTVSTVLSPEIVERESESGGKLGELDSYEVEGGETKGEILQNLAEFQFSCCCRGKTFIISLSKESG from the exons ATGGCAATGGCTGCTCTCAGACGCGAAGGGAGGCGTTTCGCCCCTCTGATCTCTCCCCGTCCAATTACTGCTGTCCGATCCTCTCCTATCGTTCCCACTCACGA AGATGAGGGTCCGATTGGTGTTCGTTATATTTCAACCCAAGTCG TTAGAAACCGGATGAAGAGTGTTAAGAATATTCAGAAAATTACAAAGGCTATGAAGATGGTTGCTGCCTCAAAGTTGAGAGCAGTTCAAACTAAAGCTGAGAATTCCCGAGGCCTCTGGCAGCCATTTACTGCACTTCTTGGTGATCTTCCCA GTGTTGATGTCAAGAAGAACGTTGTTGTAACCATCTCTTCTGACAAAGGTCTCTGTGGTGGAATTAACTCTACATCAGTCAAGATAAGCAAAGGGATCTATAAGTTGAACTCTG GCcctgaaaaagaaacaaaatatgtAATTCTGGGAGAGAAGGCAAAGGCTCAATTGGTTCGTGACTCAAAGAAGGACATTGAGTTGATCATAACTGAGCTGCAGAAGAATCCTTTGAGCTACACTCAG GTCTCTGTTCTTGCTGATGAGATCTTAAAGAATGTGGAGTATGATGCCTTGAGGATTGTCTTCAACAAGTTTCACTCAGTAGTTTCATTTGTGCCGACAGTCTCAACTGTATTATCACCTGAA ATTGTTGAAAGGGAATCTGAATCTGGGGGAAAGCTTGGTGAACTAGACTCCTATGAAGTCGAGGGTGGTGAGACAAAGGGTGAAATACTTCAAAATCTGGCTGAGTTCCAGTTCTCTTGT TGTTGCCGCGGCAAAACCTTTATCATCTCTTTGTCTAAGGAATCTGGATGA
- the LOC107943951 gene encoding respiratory burst oxidase homolog protein B isoform X1 produces the protein MEIDDEAPLSDSVTIAISLSPSSSSYSSSSSSCSASVVPLSFSPLQQTAESPPFRPLRMSESGGMLSLAGWSHDGERLRFLDAEGNEWGNVVNRFNQLATVKGGRNGHQEVVKWSDFGSCIGMGETAEFGKEVLRAMRGGRRDWKRDITKSELHSYWCRMTDPWLDSRILLFFDLCDRNMDGRIDEREMKQVISLISPINKLALKNKEAEEYAALIMEALDLQHRGYIQASEFEALCKASLPKGSSTISYQKNHGQQQEPISKAEILFRSYWRRTWIIGLWLTICFALFTWKFIQYSHRAAFQVMGYCLSTAKGAAETLKFNMALILLPVCRNTITWLRNNPGLNSVIPFNDNINFHKVIAGGIVIGIILHGGTHLACDFPRISGSDRSVFRQTIAANFGYQQPSYFQILSTTEVASGIAMVVLMMIAFPLATKWPRRQSPSLPKSVRKVTGYNTFWYSHHLFVPVYALLIVHSMFLFLTDNLVEKTTWMYIAIPVLLYAGERITRAIRSGFSEVEILKVSLYPGKVLSLKLQKPKGFRHKSGMYIFIQCPQISPFEWHPFSLTCGPEDDYLSVHIKTLGDWSCQLYSLFEEAILTGLKQYPKIYIDGPYGASSQDHIKYDIVIMVGLGIGITPFVSILKDIATRLKKSSINHAACGEGSLEKIPLKAYLYWVTREQSSFNWFTDVMKEIADTNQKEAVVEVFNFLTSVYQEGDARSALITIIQSLYQAKYGIDIVSRTPLHTQFGRPNWFNIFSKLARRHRGARIGKKTSTFTILGLNTSHVTIYVTCNFLREYRIFVHFRDILVYVSVTTWITVFYIYQSTAEKVGVFGVWCLDRGFLLWTNDVGQRVGEVVHQILHQNQHNICVSQGELLADFHLYGVCFLDYLFLPSI, from the exons ATGGAGATTGATGATGAAGCTCCTCTCTCTGACTCAGTCACCATTGCCATCTCTCTCtcaccttcttcttcttcctattcctcttcctcttcttcttgtAGTGCTAGCGTTGTTCCTCTTTCCTTCTCTCCGCTTCAACAAACCGCCGAATCACCGCCGTTCCGCCCCCTCCGTATGTCGGAGAGTGGAGGGATGTTATCGTTAGCCGGCTGGTCTCACGACGGCGAACGGCTGAGGTTCCTCGACGCAGAAGGGAACGAGTGGGGGAATGTAGTCAACCGATTCAACCAGCTGGCCACCGTTAAAGGCGGCCGAAATGGGCATCAAGAGGTTGTGAAATGGTCGGATTTTGGTTCTTGCATAG GAATGGGGGAAACGGCGGAATTTGGAAAAGAGGTATTAAGAGCAATGAGAGGAGGAAGAAGAGATTGGAAAAGGGATATCACCAAAAGTGAACTTCACAGTTATTGGTGTCGCATGACCGATCCTTGGTTGGATTCTaggattcttttattctttgaCCT CTGTGATAGAAATATGGATGGAAGAATTGATGAGAGGGAGATGAAGCAG GTTATCTCGTTAATTTCACCTATAAATAAATTGGCACTAAAAAATAAGGAAGCCGAAGAATACGCTGCTTTAATCATGGAAGCCCTTGACCTTCAACATCGAGGCTATATCCag GCATCGGAATTTGAAGCACTTTGCAAAGCAAGCTTACCAAAAGGCtcatcaacaatttcatatcaaaagaatcaTGGTCAACAGCAAGAGCCAATATCAAAGGCGGAGATATTGTTTCGTTCATATTGGAGACGAACATGGATTATTGGGTTGTGGTTGACGATTTGCTTTGCACTTTTCACGTGGAAATTCATCCAATACAGTCATCGAGCAGCCTTTCAAGTGATGGGTTATTGTTTATCCACTGCAAAGGGAGCTGCTGAGACCTTGAAATTCAACATGGCTTTGATCCTTCTACCTGTTTGTCGAAATACAATAACATGGCTGCGGAACAACCCTGGCCTTAACTCCGTTATTCCATTTAATGACAACATCAACTTTCATAAA GTAATTGCAGGAGGGATAGTGATTGGTATTATCCTCCATGGAGGCACACATCTGGCCTGTGATTTCCCAAGAATTAGTGGATCAGATCGGTCTGTTTTTCGACAaactatagcagctaactttggGTATCAGCAACCATCATATTTCCAGATATTGTCCACAACTGAGGTTGCATCAGGGATTGCTATGGTGGTGTTAATGATGATAGCATTTCCATTAGCCACCAAGTGGCCTCGTCGCCAGTCTCCGTCCCTTCCGAAATCCGTCAGAAAGGTCACCGGATACAATACGTTTTGGTACTCCCACCATCTGTTTGTTCCGGTTTATGCTTTGCTCATTGTTCACTCAATGTTCCTCTTCCTCACAGATAATTTAGTTGAAAAAACG ACATGGATGTACATCGCCATACCGGTTTTATTATATGCTGGAGAGAGGATAACTCGAGCTATAAGATCAGGGTTTTCTGAAGTAGAAATCTTGAAG GTAAGCTTATATCCAGGAAAGGTGTTGTCTCTCAAACTGCAAAAACCAAAAGGTTTTAGGCACAAAAGTGGCATGTATATTTTCATCCAATGTCCTCAAATTTCACCCTTTGAATG GCATCCATTCTCCCTAACTTGTGGACCTGAAGATGATTACTTGAGTGTGCATATCAAAACTCTTGGGGACTGGAGCTGTCAGCTATATAGTCTCTTCGAGGAg gCAATACTAACAGGACTAAAGCAGTATCCAAAAATATATATCGATGGACCTTATGGTGCTTCTTCTCAAGACCACATCAAGTATGATATTGTGATAATGGTTGGTCTTGGCATAGGAATCACTCCTTTCGTTAGCATCCTCAAAGATATTGCTACCCGCCTCAAAAAGTCCTCCATTAATCAT GCAGCTTGTGGAGAAGGCAGCCTTGAGAAAATTCCATTAAAAGCTTATCTTTATTGGGTTACAAGAGAACAAAGCTCTTTTAATTGGTTCACGGATGTCATGAAGGAAATAGCAGACACAAACCAAAAGGAG GCTGTTGTAGAGGTATTCAATTTCCTAACCAGTGTATATCAAGAGGGTGATGCTCGGTCGGCTTTAATCACAATTATTCAATCTCTGTATCAAGCCAAGTATGGAATTGACATTGTCTCTCGAACCCCG TTACACACACAATTTGGACGACCAAATTGGTTcaacatcttctcaaaattagCTAGAAGACATAGAGGGGCAAGGATTGGTAAGAAAACCTCAACTTTCACTATCTTAGGTTTGAATACAAGCCATGTAACCATCTATGTTACTTGTAATTTTTTACGTGAGTATCGAATATTTGTACATTTCCGAGACATCTTAGTGTATGTGTCGGTAACAACGTGGATTactgttttttatatatatcaatcAACTGCTGAGAAAGTAGGGGTGTTTGGTGTTTGGTGTTTGGACAGGGGTTTTCTACTGTGGACCAATGACGTTGGCCAGAGAGTTGGAGAAGTTGTGCACCAAATTCTCCACCAAAACCAGCACAATATTTGTGTTTCACAAGGAGAATTATTAGCTGATTTCCATCTTTATGGGGTTTGTTTTCTTGACTATCTATTTCTACCTTCAATATGA
- the LOC107943951 gene encoding respiratory burst oxidase homolog protein A isoform X2, which yields MEIDDEAPLSDSVTIAISLSPSSSSYSSSSSSCSASVVPLSFSPLQQTAESPPFRPLRMSESGGMLSLAGWSHDGERLRFLDAEGNEWGNVVNRFNQLATVKGGRNGHQEVVKWSDFGSCIGMGETAEFGKEVLRAMRGGRRDWKRDITKSELHSYWCRMTDPWLDSRILLFFDLCDRNMDGRIDEREMKQVISLISPINKLALKNKEAEEYAALIMEALDLQHRGYIQASEFEALCKASLPKGSSTISYQKNHGQQQEPISKAEILFRSYWRRTWIIGLWLTICFALFTWKFIQYSHRAAFQVMGYCLSTAKGAAETLKFNMALILLPVCRNTITWLRNNPGLNSVIPFNDNINFHKVIAGGIVIGIILHGGTHLACDFPRISGSDRSVFRQTIAANFGYQQPSYFQILSTTEVASGIAMVVLMMIAFPLATKWPRRQSPSLPKSVRKVTGYNTFWYSHHLFVPVYALLIVHSMFLFLTDNLVEKTTWMYIAIPVLLYAGERITRAIRSGFSEVEILKVSLYPGKVLSLKLQKPKGFRHKSGMYIFIQCPQISPFEWHPFSLTCGPEDDYLSVHIKTLGDWSCQLYSLFEEAILTGLKQYPKIYIDGPYGASSQDHIKYDIVIMVGLGIGITPFVSILKDIATRLKKSSINHAACGEGSLEKIPLKAYLYWVTREQSSFNWFTDVMKEIADTNQKEAVVEVFNFLTSVYQEGDARSALITIIQSLYQAKYGIDIVSRTPLHTQFGRPNWFNIFSKLARRHRGARIGVFYCGPMTLARELEKLCTKFSTKTSTIFVFHKENY from the exons ATGGAGATTGATGATGAAGCTCCTCTCTCTGACTCAGTCACCATTGCCATCTCTCTCtcaccttcttcttcttcctattcctcttcctcttcttcttgtAGTGCTAGCGTTGTTCCTCTTTCCTTCTCTCCGCTTCAACAAACCGCCGAATCACCGCCGTTCCGCCCCCTCCGTATGTCGGAGAGTGGAGGGATGTTATCGTTAGCCGGCTGGTCTCACGACGGCGAACGGCTGAGGTTCCTCGACGCAGAAGGGAACGAGTGGGGGAATGTAGTCAACCGATTCAACCAGCTGGCCACCGTTAAAGGCGGCCGAAATGGGCATCAAGAGGTTGTGAAATGGTCGGATTTTGGTTCTTGCATAG GAATGGGGGAAACGGCGGAATTTGGAAAAGAGGTATTAAGAGCAATGAGAGGAGGAAGAAGAGATTGGAAAAGGGATATCACCAAAAGTGAACTTCACAGTTATTGGTGTCGCATGACCGATCCTTGGTTGGATTCTaggattcttttattctttgaCCT CTGTGATAGAAATATGGATGGAAGAATTGATGAGAGGGAGATGAAGCAG GTTATCTCGTTAATTTCACCTATAAATAAATTGGCACTAAAAAATAAGGAAGCCGAAGAATACGCTGCTTTAATCATGGAAGCCCTTGACCTTCAACATCGAGGCTATATCCag GCATCGGAATTTGAAGCACTTTGCAAAGCAAGCTTACCAAAAGGCtcatcaacaatttcatatcaaaagaatcaTGGTCAACAGCAAGAGCCAATATCAAAGGCGGAGATATTGTTTCGTTCATATTGGAGACGAACATGGATTATTGGGTTGTGGTTGACGATTTGCTTTGCACTTTTCACGTGGAAATTCATCCAATACAGTCATCGAGCAGCCTTTCAAGTGATGGGTTATTGTTTATCCACTGCAAAGGGAGCTGCTGAGACCTTGAAATTCAACATGGCTTTGATCCTTCTACCTGTTTGTCGAAATACAATAACATGGCTGCGGAACAACCCTGGCCTTAACTCCGTTATTCCATTTAATGACAACATCAACTTTCATAAA GTAATTGCAGGAGGGATAGTGATTGGTATTATCCTCCATGGAGGCACACATCTGGCCTGTGATTTCCCAAGAATTAGTGGATCAGATCGGTCTGTTTTTCGACAaactatagcagctaactttggGTATCAGCAACCATCATATTTCCAGATATTGTCCACAACTGAGGTTGCATCAGGGATTGCTATGGTGGTGTTAATGATGATAGCATTTCCATTAGCCACCAAGTGGCCTCGTCGCCAGTCTCCGTCCCTTCCGAAATCCGTCAGAAAGGTCACCGGATACAATACGTTTTGGTACTCCCACCATCTGTTTGTTCCGGTTTATGCTTTGCTCATTGTTCACTCAATGTTCCTCTTCCTCACAGATAATTTAGTTGAAAAAACG ACATGGATGTACATCGCCATACCGGTTTTATTATATGCTGGAGAGAGGATAACTCGAGCTATAAGATCAGGGTTTTCTGAAGTAGAAATCTTGAAG GTAAGCTTATATCCAGGAAAGGTGTTGTCTCTCAAACTGCAAAAACCAAAAGGTTTTAGGCACAAAAGTGGCATGTATATTTTCATCCAATGTCCTCAAATTTCACCCTTTGAATG GCATCCATTCTCCCTAACTTGTGGACCTGAAGATGATTACTTGAGTGTGCATATCAAAACTCTTGGGGACTGGAGCTGTCAGCTATATAGTCTCTTCGAGGAg gCAATACTAACAGGACTAAAGCAGTATCCAAAAATATATATCGATGGACCTTATGGTGCTTCTTCTCAAGACCACATCAAGTATGATATTGTGATAATGGTTGGTCTTGGCATAGGAATCACTCCTTTCGTTAGCATCCTCAAAGATATTGCTACCCGCCTCAAAAAGTCCTCCATTAATCAT GCAGCTTGTGGAGAAGGCAGCCTTGAGAAAATTCCATTAAAAGCTTATCTTTATTGGGTTACAAGAGAACAAAGCTCTTTTAATTGGTTCACGGATGTCATGAAGGAAATAGCAGACACAAACCAAAAGGAG GCTGTTGTAGAGGTATTCAATTTCCTAACCAGTGTATATCAAGAGGGTGATGCTCGGTCGGCTTTAATCACAATTATTCAATCTCTGTATCAAGCCAAGTATGGAATTGACATTGTCTCTCGAACCCCG TTACACACACAATTTGGACGACCAAATTGGTTcaacatcttctcaaaattagCTAGAAGACATAGAGGGGCAAGGATTG GGGTTTTCTACTGTGGACCAATGACGTTGGCCAGAGAGTTGGAGAAGTTGTGCACCAAATTCTCCACCAAAACCAGCACAATATTTGTGTTTCACAAGGAGAATTATTAG